The proteins below are encoded in one region of Paenibacillus sp. YYML68:
- a CDS encoding GGDEF domain-containing protein has product MKMNATPKSDQFLEALFSLLRWFFLFACIWMYLAYYETVETLPYFWALAGFGLAYMATAQLVLWRSPLHSRTYYVITRLGIVFDLVAVLSIMSLTGWAGSPLFPISYLIVLHASVYWGVRGGLYLAVLLAAGYTGILAISGALLPVHPLPYHVMNYIYLLFVGGLGGVIVARERKHLSEKSFYEQLAKKDYLTGLYNHRCFQESLSDSLHKSKRLVVVMADIDYFKSVNDRYGHQTGDLVLKEVAATLDTHFCPPIGSAYRYGGEEFALLVYDQDTAKVAARLEELRERIAQLRFDADGQPFSVTMSFGVCPYRGQSKEELLHQADEALYEAKHLGRNRVQLA; this is encoded by the coding sequence ATGAAAATGAACGCTACACCTAAGAGTGACCAGTTCCTTGAGGCACTGTTCTCGTTGCTTCGCTGGTTCTTTCTATTCGCTTGCATCTGGATGTACTTAGCATATTACGAAACGGTGGAGACCCTGCCTTACTTCTGGGCTCTGGCCGGGTTCGGGCTTGCCTATATGGCCACTGCCCAGCTCGTCCTATGGCGGTCGCCTCTCCATAGCCGCACCTACTATGTCATCACCCGTCTTGGAATTGTGTTCGACCTCGTTGCGGTCTTGTCGATCATGAGCTTGACCGGCTGGGCGGGCAGCCCGCTGTTCCCGATCAGCTATCTAATCGTGCTGCATGCTTCTGTCTATTGGGGCGTGCGGGGCGGTCTTTATTTGGCTGTGCTGCTCGCAGCTGGCTACACCGGCATCCTCGCCATATCGGGAGCACTTCTGCCTGTACATCCGCTTCCGTATCATGTAATGAACTACATCTACCTGTTGTTCGTCGGTGGATTAGGCGGGGTCATCGTAGCGCGGGAGCGGAAGCACTTGAGCGAGAAAAGCTTCTATGAGCAGCTCGCGAAGAAGGACTACCTCACCGGCCTGTACAACCACCGCTGCTTCCAGGAATCATTATCGGATTCCTTGCACAAGTCGAAGCGGCTCGTTGTCGTCATGGCCGATATCGATTACTTCAAGTCGGTCAATGACCGCTACGGGCATCAGACTGGCGATCTCGTATTGAAGGAGGTCGCTGCGACGCTCGATACGCACTTCTGCCCGCCGATCGGCAGCGCGTACCGCTACGGCGGTGAAGAATTCGCGTTGCTCGTCTATGATCAAGACACCGCCAAGGTGGCCGCTCGGCTCGAGGAGCTGAGGGAGCGCATCGCGCAGCTTCGCTTCGATGCGGACGGCCAGCCCTTCTCGGTGACGATGAGCTTCGGCGTCTGTCCGTACCGCGGCCAGTCGAAGGAAGAGCTGCTCCACCAAGCTGACGAAGCGCTGTACGAGGCGAAGCATCTGGGACGCAACCGGGTGCAGCTGGCATAG
- a CDS encoding DUF817 domain-containing protein produces the protein MNVIRQLVRFGMAQALSCVFPVVIFGALAVTKLLPLPWLPRYDWLLLICLAMQVWMVRSGLETRDELKVITVFHIIGLALEWFKVHMGSWSYPEEGFTKVLGVPLYSGFMYASVASYLCQAWRRLNVELIRWPTLWLVVPLAAAIYMNFFTHHYWLDLRWWLSALVVVVFWRTWVTYEVGTTRYRMPLVLSYVLIGFFIWIAENIATFFGAWQYPDQQAAWRLVHLGKLSSWLLLVIVSFLIVASLKLVKQRGNEQEQGHSLPY, from the coding sequence ATGAACGTCATACGTCAGCTCGTTCGGTTCGGCATGGCGCAGGCACTCTCCTGCGTATTCCCTGTCGTCATCTTCGGGGCGCTCGCCGTCACGAAGCTGCTGCCGCTGCCGTGGCTGCCGCGGTACGACTGGCTGCTGCTGATCTGCCTCGCGATGCAGGTGTGGATGGTGCGCTCGGGACTTGAGACGCGGGATGAGCTGAAGGTCATCACCGTATTCCATATCATTGGCCTTGCGCTTGAGTGGTTCAAGGTGCACATGGGCTCCTGGTCGTATCCGGAGGAAGGCTTCACCAAGGTGCTCGGCGTTCCGCTCTACAGCGGCTTCATGTACGCGAGCGTGGCGAGCTACTTGTGTCAGGCGTGGCGCAGGTTGAACGTAGAGCTCATCAGGTGGCCCACGCTGTGGCTGGTCGTGCCGCTGGCCGCTGCGATTTACATGAATTTCTTCACCCATCATTACTGGCTCGATCTGCGCTGGTGGCTGTCCGCCCTCGTGGTGGTCGTGTTCTGGCGAACGTGGGTTACGTATGAGGTGGGCACGACGAGATACCGCATGCCGCTCGTGCTGTCCTACGTCTTGATTGGCTTCTTCATCTGGATCGCGGAAAATATCGCCACCTTCTTCGGCGCTTGGCAGTACCCTGACCAGCAGGCCGCCTGGCGTCTCGTTCACCTCGGTAAGCTCAGCTCGTGGCTGCTGCTCGTCATCGTCAGCTTCCTGATCGTAGCGTCGCTGAAGCTCGTGAAGCAGCGTGGCAATGAACAGGAACAAGGTCATTCTTTACCTTATTAA
- the rocF gene encoding arginase, with translation MNPSRNRHISVLGVPMDLGADRRGVDMGPSAIRCAGLEQRLEALGYTVHDEGDLTVRRARILPTPGTNLKYLYEIARVNGELCEQVSGIVTAGRFPLIIGGDHSIAVGTLAGLTSHYGKLGVIWYDTHGDVNTAETSPSGNIHGMALAIALGCGHELLTSIGGPDRSRIHPENVVIIGARSLDEGEKLFLRKLGIRVFTMHEIDRIGMASVMEQALRIVTSGTDGVHLSLDLDALDPSFAPGVGTPVPGGLSFRESQLAMEMIAEANVLVGAEFVEVNPILDHLNSTAKVAVELAGSLFGETIL, from the coding sequence ATGAATCCAAGCCGTAACCGACATATCAGCGTACTCGGCGTACCGATGGATCTGGGCGCTGACCGACGCGGCGTTGACATGGGACCGAGCGCCATTCGTTGCGCAGGTCTCGAGCAGCGGCTGGAGGCGCTTGGCTACACGGTGCACGATGAAGGCGACTTGACGGTGCGCCGAGCCCGCATCCTGCCGACTCCCGGTACGAACCTGAAATATTTATACGAGATTGCCCGCGTGAACGGCGAGCTGTGTGAGCAGGTGTCTGGCATCGTGACGGCCGGACGGTTCCCGCTCATCATCGGCGGTGATCACAGCATCGCGGTCGGCACGCTCGCCGGTCTGACGTCACATTACGGGAAGCTAGGCGTCATCTGGTACGATACGCACGGTGACGTCAACACGGCCGAGACGTCGCCTTCCGGCAACATCCACGGGATGGCGCTCGCCATCGCACTCGGCTGCGGGCACGAGCTGCTCACGTCAATCGGCGGACCGGATCGCTCGCGCATTCACCCCGAGAATGTCGTCATTATCGGGGCGCGGTCGCTCGACGAGGGCGAGAAGCTGTTCCTGCGCAAGCTGGGCATACGGGTATTCACCATGCATGAGATCGACCGCATCGGCATGGCGAGCGTCATGGAGCAGGCGCTGCGCATTGTGACCAGCGGGACGGACGGTGTGCATCTGAGCCTTGATCTTGACGCGCTCGATCCGTCGTTCGCTCCGGGCGTCGGCACGCCGGTGCCAGGCGGGCTCAGCTTCCGCGAGAGCCAGCTTGCGATGGAGATGATCGCCGAGGCGAACGTGCTCGTTGGCGCCGAATTCGTCGAGGTGAATCCGATCCTCGACCATCTGAATTCGACAGCCAAGGTTGCGGTCGAGCTGGCCGGCTCGCTGTTCGGCGAGACGATATTGTGA
- the mutT gene encoding 8-oxo-dGTP diphosphatase MutT, which yields MLKQVDVVGAVIYNAKNEVLCALRSHKMSLPGLWEFPGGKIEPGEAPEQSLVREIEEELDCTIEVGALIADITHDYPTVRVRLITYEAAIINGEPIPKEHEKLVWLSINELDALEWAPADLPTIEELRKRAGG from the coding sequence ATGCTGAAGCAAGTCGACGTCGTCGGAGCAGTTATATACAACGCAAAGAACGAAGTGCTCTGCGCACTTCGCTCGCATAAGATGTCCCTTCCAGGACTATGGGAATTCCCTGGAGGCAAGATCGAGCCCGGCGAAGCGCCGGAGCAAAGCCTCGTCCGCGAAATCGAGGAGGAGCTCGATTGCACCATCGAGGTCGGGGCACTCATCGCCGACATTACGCACGATTACCCGACCGTCCGCGTCAGGCTCATCACCTACGAGGCTGCGATCATCAACGGCGAGCCGATCCCGAAGGAGCATGAGAAGCTCGTCTGGCTCTCGATCAACGAGCTCGACGCCTTGGAATGGGCGCCAGCCGACCTGCCAACGATCGAAGAGCTGAGGAAGCGAGCAGGCGGGTAG
- a CDS encoding DM13 domain-containing protein: MVKKTIGIISLIVVIGIGWWLGSPLLISKHVEEALPASSSTRVSSNASEQPGQQPPSATKEEAAAVVPKPDATPAAASEDVPTRYEGSFVDGDPGHYAQGKVYTVVADGKSYLRLESLDATNGPDLFVYVKKGDQKTSEGISLGQLKGNTGSHNYELPDGLDLTQNDTVVIYCRAFHVDFGYAALKPAAKGEAA; the protein is encoded by the coding sequence ATGGTCAAAAAAACAATAGGCATCATCAGCCTCATTGTCGTCATCGGGATCGGCTGGTGGCTCGGCTCCCCTCTCTTAATCAGTAAGCATGTTGAAGAAGCGCTGCCGGCCTCATCAAGTACGAGAGTATCCAGCAACGCCTCGGAACAGCCCGGTCAGCAGCCTCCATCGGCTACGAAGGAGGAAGCGGCTGCCGTCGTCCCGAAGCCAGATGCGACACCAGCTGCAGCAAGTGAGGACGTACCGACGCGTTATGAAGGAAGCTTCGTGGACGGCGATCCCGGACATTATGCCCAAGGCAAAGTGTACACAGTAGTCGCGGACGGGAAAAGCTATCTTCGACTCGAGTCGCTTGATGCTACGAATGGTCCCGATCTGTTCGTCTATGTGAAGAAGGGCGATCAGAAGACTAGCGAAGGGATTAGCCTCGGTCAGCTGAAGGGCAATACAGGCAGTCACAATTACGAGCTGCCGGATGGACTTGATCTTACTCAGAACGACACCGTGGTCATCTATTGCCGTGCGTTTCATGTCGATTTTGGCTATGCGGCCTTGAAGCCTGCAGCAAAGGGTGAGGCTGCATGA
- a CDS encoding YjcZ family sporulation protein, with amino-acid sequence MAYAAGAGVWTSTGAILVLFILLVIISRSFLY; translated from the coding sequence ATGGCATACGCAGCGGGCGCAGGTGTTTGGACTTCCACAGGTGCAATTCTGGTTCTCTTCATCCTGCTTGTCATCATCAGCCGTTCGTTCCTGTACTAA
- a CDS encoding Rpn family recombination-promoting nuclease/putative transposase, with translation MYVNQDSSGDGTGQAVPGALRSEMYPFYNGEYGIMVLFVNIHAKTADGKLVNIEIQLFNRYDMEKRTLYYWSKMFTAQLTEGKPYRDLRKTIAINIVNFDYIDNERFHNVFHLREDETDVVLTDLIEIHFLELPKLEQERETLNNKLVKWLLFLKGVQKERWGELSMNEPTLRKAMDTLEFLSQDREARQLYEMRQKALHDEVSMILGAKEEGRAQGRAEGRAEGKEEGREEGKEEGSRERALSVAKNLLSMGLSTEMIMQATGLTRQEIEKLNDQVH, from the coding sequence GTGTATGTCAATCAGGATAGCAGCGGGGACGGGACAGGTCAAGCTGTTCCAGGAGCGCTCCGCTCTGAAATGTATCCATTCTATAATGGTGAATATGGTATAATGGTCTTGTTCGTGAATATACACGCCAAGACGGCGGACGGTAAGCTGGTAAATATCGAAATCCAGCTCTTCAACCGCTACGATATGGAGAAACGAACGCTCTATTACTGGAGCAAAATGTTCACCGCGCAGCTAACCGAGGGCAAGCCATACCGAGACCTGCGTAAGACGATTGCGATTAATATCGTGAACTTTGATTATATCGATAATGAACGATTCCATAACGTATTTCATTTGCGCGAAGACGAGACCGACGTCGTCCTGACCGACTTGATCGAGATTCATTTTTTGGAGCTGCCCAAGCTGGAGCAGGAGAGAGAAACGCTGAACAATAAGCTGGTGAAGTGGTTGCTTTTTCTCAAGGGAGTCCAAAAAGAACGATGGGGGGAATTGTCGATGAATGAACCGACACTGCGCAAAGCGATGGATACACTGGAATTTCTCAGTCAAGACCGAGAAGCGCGCCAGCTCTATGAAATGCGTCAGAAGGCACTGCATGACGAAGTGTCTATGATCCTAGGGGCAAAAGAAGAAGGCAGGGCACAAGGCAGAGCAGAAGGCAGAGCAGAAGGTAAGGAAGAAGGTAGGGAAGAGGGTAAGGAAGAAGGTAGTCGGGAACGAGCATTATCGGTTGCGAAAAACCTGTTGAGCATGGGCTTAAGTACGGAAATGATTATGCAGGCGACAGGCTTAACAAGACAGGAGATCGAGAAGTTAAACGATCAAGTTCATTGA
- a CDS encoding Uma2 family endonuclease yields MLDELETDERYELWGGVKQMMTPRGTEHAYILSNLNGLIYSFVKIRGLGKLFANNTALYLHGDVTCKDYRLADLSFVSKERLDRVQARGIYGPPDLVVEIVSPGRRNAERDLVEKFSIYER; encoded by the coding sequence ATGCTTGATGAGCTGGAGACCGATGAGCGGTATGAGCTTTGGGGTGGTGTGAAGCAGATGATGACACCTAGAGGGACGGAACATGCGTACATTTTGTCCAACTTGAACGGATTGATCTATTCCTTCGTCAAGATAAGAGGGTTAGGCAAGTTGTTCGCTAACAACACCGCACTCTATCTTCATGGGGATGTCACCTGTAAGGACTATCGATTAGCGGACCTTTCCTTTGTTAGCAAGGAGAGGCTTGATCGAGTGCAGGCACGAGGCATCTATGGTCCTCCCGATCTGGTCGTCGAGATTGTGTCCCCTGGACGACGGAATGCAGAGCGTGATCTAGTGGAGAAATTCTCGATCTATGAGCGGTAG
- a CDS encoding molybdopterin-dependent oxidoreductase: protein MKLQPWKELKLGRKLRLLHAWNGWTVLVLAVTGILLFVPGLRGDLAGISVRPIVKAAHIGAGILSTLLLLLYMPYMLRHIKQLRTSKPQLLNLMLVLALLIGWTVSGYGLTAVRSLPPEWTSASLLLHDVLTWIGIPLIVYHSFSRSRMLKRLKDASKAPSQEASLRTRPAPSEAPPFYTRRSFVRGVLGAGLLLLVGPPFWRWVKSSPSLFGGATVPIQDMMIDANQMLPAPLPLPESSPPIGGGYRGQFRVYTVTSIPSFQSTDWRFRVTGLVDKELSLGWDDFLQLQREVRVIDFHCVTGWSVLDCTWEGIPLTRLLELAGVKPETQFVKFYSGDGVYTDSLTLEQAQADGVMAAFLLDGQPLPNQLGGPVRLIVPDMYAYKSVKWLDTIELLDHDHVGYWQKRGYEKDAWVPERLKNI, encoded by the coding sequence ATGAAGCTGCAGCCCTGGAAGGAGCTGAAGCTCGGACGCAAGCTGCGGCTCTTGCACGCGTGGAACGGCTGGACCGTCCTCGTGCTCGCGGTTACAGGCATACTGCTGTTCGTTCCCGGCCTGCGCGGTGACCTCGCGGGAATAAGCGTGCGGCCGATAGTGAAGGCCGCTCATATCGGAGCAGGCATCCTCTCCACCCTCCTGCTCCTGCTCTATATGCCTTATATGCTCAGGCATATCAAGCAGCTGCGCACCAGCAAGCCTCAGCTGCTCAATCTGATGCTCGTACTGGCACTTCTCATCGGCTGGACGGTCAGCGGCTATGGACTTACAGCGGTGCGGAGCCTGCCCCCGGAATGGACATCCGCTTCCCTGTTGCTGCACGACGTGCTGACGTGGATCGGCATTCCATTAATTGTGTATCATTCGTTCTCCCGTAGCCGCATGCTGAAGCGGCTCAAGGATGCGAGCAAGGCGCCATCGCAAGAAGCTTCTTTACGTACTCGTCCAGCCCCCTCCGAGGCTCCTCCGTTCTACACGCGTCGATCGTTCGTGCGCGGCGTGCTCGGTGCTGGTCTGCTGCTGCTCGTAGGTCCCCCGTTCTGGCGCTGGGTCAAGTCCAGTCCGAGTCTATTCGGCGGAGCGACCGTCCCGATTCAGGACATGATGATCGACGCCAACCAGATGCTGCCTGCGCCGCTCCCTCTACCCGAGTCGAGCCCGCCGATCGGCGGCGGCTATCGGGGACAATTCCGTGTCTATACGGTAACGTCCATCCCCTCCTTCCAATCGACGGATTGGCGGTTCCGGGTCACGGGACTGGTCGACAAGGAGCTGTCGCTGGGCTGGGACGACTTCCTGCAGCTGCAACGAGAAGTACGTGTGATCGACTTCCACTGCGTCACCGGATGGTCGGTGCTCGACTGCACGTGGGAGGGCATTCCGCTGACGCGGCTGTTGGAGCTGGCCGGTGTGAAGCCGGAGACACAGTTCGTCAAGTTCTACTCCGGCGATGGCGTCTATACCGACTCTCTGACGCTGGAGCAGGCCCAGGCCGATGGCGTCATGGCTGCCTTCCTGCTCGACGGTCAGCCGCTGCCGAACCAGCTCGGCGGTCCCGTGCGCCTCATCGTACCGGACATGTATGCGTACAAGTCCGTCAAGTGGCTCGATACGATCGAGCTACTCGACCACGACCACGTCGGCTACTGGCAAAAGCGCGGCTACGAGAAGGATGCGTGGGTGCCAGAGCGATTGAAGAATATTTAG
- the rocD gene encoding ornithine--oxo-acid transaminase translates to MKTSNELIQLTNQYGAANYYPLPIVIVKGEGVWVEDVDGKRYIDMLSSYSALNHGHRHPAILQALLEQAGKVTLTSRAFHHEHLGELYECLHRLTGKSRFLPMNTGAEAVETAIKAARRWAYRVKGVPSNEAEIIVCSNNFHGRTTTITSFSTSAAYKDGFGPFTPGFTVIPFGDAEALRQAITPNTAAFLVEPIQGEAGIVLPPDGYLQQAARICKDNRVLLLADEIQTGLGRTGAPFACDHEGVVPDMYILGKSLGGGVMPVSMVAADDEVMQVFDPGSHGSTFGGNPLASAVAIAALKVYENERLADRSRTLGEYLMERLQVLTSVERVKDIRGRGLFVGIELTCKARPYCERLMELGLLCKETHDTTIRLAPPLTITQEELDYAIERIVKVLREE, encoded by the coding sequence ATGAAAACATCCAATGAGCTGATCCAACTAACGAATCAGTACGGTGCTGCCAATTATTATCCGCTTCCGATCGTGATCGTGAAGGGGGAAGGTGTGTGGGTGGAGGATGTGGATGGCAAGCGTTACATCGACATGCTTAGCTCCTATTCAGCGCTTAATCATGGACATCGGCATCCTGCGATCCTGCAGGCATTGCTCGAGCAGGCCGGCAAGGTCACGCTGACCTCAAGAGCGTTTCACCATGAGCATCTGGGTGAGCTGTACGAATGTCTTCATCGACTCACGGGTAAAAGCCGCTTCCTCCCGATGAACACAGGAGCGGAGGCGGTGGAGACCGCGATCAAGGCGGCGCGGCGGTGGGCGTACCGGGTGAAGGGCGTGCCGAGCAATGAGGCGGAGATTATCGTATGCTCGAACAATTTTCACGGACGGACGACGACGATCACGTCATTCTCGACAAGCGCTGCGTACAAGGACGGCTTCGGTCCGTTCACGCCGGGGTTCACCGTCATTCCGTTCGGCGATGCCGAGGCGCTGCGCCAGGCGATCACGCCGAATACGGCAGCGTTCCTGGTGGAGCCGATCCAGGGGGAAGCGGGCATCGTGCTGCCGCCGGACGGCTACCTGCAGCAGGCGGCGCGCATCTGCAAGGACAACCGCGTGCTGCTGCTGGCCGATGAGATTCAGACAGGGCTTGGTCGTACCGGTGCACCGTTCGCCTGCGATCATGAGGGCGTCGTGCCCGATATGTATATCTTGGGCAAATCGCTCGGTGGCGGCGTCATGCCTGTGTCGATGGTCGCCGCAGACGACGAGGTGATGCAGGTGTTCGATCCGGGCTCCCACGGCTCGACGTTCGGGGGGAATCCGCTTGCGAGCGCGGTCGCTATTGCCGCGTTGAAGGTGTACGAGAATGAGCGGCTGGCTGACCGTTCCCGCACGCTCGGTGAGTATTTGATGGAGCGGCTGCAGGTGCTGACGAGTGTGGAGCGGGTGAAGGACATCCGCGGTCGCGGGCTGTTCGTCGGCATCGAGCTGACCTGCAAGGCGAGGCCTTACTGCGAGCGGCTAATGGAGCTGGGTCTGCTGTGCAAGGAGACACACGACACGACGATTCGTCTTGCGCCTCCATTGACGATCACGCAGGAGGAGCTGGACTACGCGATTGAACGAATCGTGAAGGTGCTTCGTGAGGAATAA
- a CDS encoding DUF3427 domain-containing protein — MKQGLYEQIINTVTRSQLAALDPAQYDIGIEPLDAEEARKQLSRYLASVTRRALKLIREQHGDDADALLLQVRACNDIIAVLRSALGSEELQEWQLDERGEVLTYIYAKLNHIRSVKETKVLRPVTPLSQSSLFTGSQAEPNMMSELKAEIMTADQVELLVSFIKWSGLRCLMEQLDHFTSRGGRLRVITTTYMEATDYKAVMELCQLPNTEVKISYDTNRTRLHAKAYVFKRDTGFTTAYVGSSNLSNPALTSGLEWNLKVTEKDAYDVLKKIEATFESYWNDREFKSFSAADEEHQQLLKQALGKKKAQESESGKLIFSFNLTPYDYQKEILEKLEAERVLYGRTRNLLVAATGVGKTVISAFDYKRFAGRQQRARLLFVAHREEILKQSLDTFRFILKDLNFGELHVGSHEADSLDHLFISIQSFNTLRLAERTTADYYDYIVVDEFHHAAAPSYQRLLSHYEPRILLGLTATPERMDGKSILHHFDDTIAAEIRLTDAIDRKLLCPFQYFGVTDSVDLTQVKWSRRGYDLQELENLYTHNKIRASQILNSLKKYVTDLDEVKALGFCVSVEHALYMAKVFQDAGIAAMALHGKSSDEERSTAKARLVMGEIKVIFVVDLYNEGVDIPEINTVLFLRPTESLTVFLQQLGRGLRLADGKECLTVLDFIGQAHKEYSFQEKFRALLGKTKHSVQHYVEHGFSSLPRGSFIQLEKQAQDYILRNLKQTTINRKSLVSKLKYFADDTGLSVTLDHFTRYYGMSVHELYGGRTGNRTLRGLMAEAGLIEPFHFEHMDTLVKRMPALLSINSRRWLQFLIAYLEEGRPVQTEEERLMLNMFYYTFYRSEPHKQGFRDVQQAVQTITACKPFREEMIEVLKYNEAHLRFVDRRNELPYACPLDLHCTYSTDQVLAAFGYWNEEKAPAFREGVKYFEDKGTDIFFITLQKSDKDFSPSTLYEDYAINERLFHWQTQSRISEETNTARRYIRHKETGNRILLFVREYKEEHSFTSPFTFLGEAEYVRHSGSKPMSFVWRLKEEMPPELVPVANKAIG, encoded by the coding sequence ATGAAGCAAGGATTGTACGAACAGATCATCAATACGGTGACGCGCAGTCAGCTGGCTGCGCTCGACCCAGCCCAGTACGACATCGGCATCGAGCCGCTCGATGCGGAGGAGGCGCGGAAGCAGCTGTCGAGATATCTCGCGTCAGTGACTCGAAGGGCGCTGAAGCTCATTCGTGAGCAGCACGGCGACGATGCGGATGCGCTGCTGCTGCAGGTGCGCGCGTGCAACGATATTATCGCGGTGCTGCGAAGTGCGCTAGGCTCGGAGGAGCTGCAGGAATGGCAGCTCGATGAGCGGGGCGAGGTGCTCACCTACATCTACGCGAAGCTGAACCATATACGCAGCGTCAAGGAGACGAAGGTGCTGCGGCCGGTGACGCCGCTGTCCCAGAGCTCGTTGTTCACCGGCTCGCAGGCGGAGCCGAACATGATGAGCGAGCTCAAGGCGGAGATTATGACGGCCGATCAGGTGGAGCTGCTCGTGTCGTTCATCAAGTGGAGCGGGCTGCGTTGTCTGATGGAGCAGCTGGACCATTTTACTTCACGTGGGGGAAGATTGCGGGTCATTACGACGACGTACATGGAGGCGACCGACTACAAGGCGGTCATGGAGCTGTGCCAGCTGCCGAACACCGAGGTGAAAATCTCGTACGACACGAACCGGACGCGGCTGCATGCGAAGGCGTACGTGTTCAAGCGGGATACCGGCTTCACGACGGCGTACGTCGGCTCCTCGAATCTGTCGAATCCGGCGCTGACGAGCGGGCTCGAATGGAACCTGAAGGTGACGGAGAAGGATGCCTACGATGTGCTGAAGAAGATCGAAGCGACGTTCGAGAGCTATTGGAACGACCGTGAGTTCAAGAGCTTCTCGGCTGCGGACGAGGAGCATCAGCAGCTGCTGAAGCAAGCGCTCGGCAAGAAGAAGGCGCAGGAGTCAGAGTCAGGCAAGCTCATCTTCTCGTTCAATCTGACGCCGTACGATTACCAGAAAGAAATTCTTGAGAAACTGGAGGCGGAGCGAGTTCTCTACGGCCGAACGCGCAACCTGCTGGTGGCGGCGACGGGCGTCGGCAAGACGGTCATCTCGGCGTTCGACTACAAGCGCTTCGCCGGGCGTCAGCAGAGGGCCCGTCTGCTGTTCGTTGCCCATCGCGAGGAGATTCTGAAGCAGAGTCTCGATACGTTCCGCTTCATTCTGAAGGATCTGAACTTCGGGGAGCTTCACGTCGGCAGTCATGAGGCAGATTCACTGGACCATCTGTTCATCAGCATCCAGAGCTTCAACACGCTCAGGCTGGCCGAGCGCACGACCGCGGATTATTATGACTACATCGTTGTCGATGAATTTCACCATGCCGCGGCGCCCTCGTACCAGAGGCTGCTGTCCCACTATGAGCCGCGCATTCTGCTCGGACTGACGGCGACGCCGGAGCGGATGGACGGCAAGAGCATTCTGCATCACTTCGACGATACGATCGCTGCGGAGATTCGGCTGACCGATGCGATCGATCGGAAGCTGCTCTGTCCGTTCCAATATTTCGGCGTGACGGACAGCGTCGATCTGACTCAGGTGAAGTGGTCGCGGCGAGGCTACGATCTGCAGGAGCTCGAGAACTTGTACACGCACAACAAAATTCGCGCCAGCCAAATCTTGAACAGTCTGAAGAAATATGTGACGGACCTCGACGAGGTGAAGGCGCTAGGCTTCTGCGTCAGCGTCGAGCATGCGCTCTATATGGCGAAGGTGTTCCAGGACGCAGGGATTGCGGCGATGGCGCTGCATGGCAAGTCGAGCGACGAGGAGCGCAGCACGGCGAAGGCTCGTCTTGTGATGGGTGAGATCAAGGTGATCTTCGTCGTCGATCTGTACAACGAAGGGGTCGACATTCCCGAGATCAACACGGTGCTGTTCCTGCGGCCTACGGAGAGCTTGACCGTGTTTCTGCAGCAGCTGGGGCGCGGGCTTCGATTGGCCGACGGCAAGGAATGCTTGACGGTGCTGGATTTCATCGGACAGGCGCATAAGGAGTACAGCTTCCAGGAGAAATTCCGGGCGCTGCTCGGCAAGACGAAGCATTCGGTGCAGCATTACGTCGAGCACGGATTCTCCAGTCTGCCGCGCGGCAGCTTCATCCAGCTGGAGAAGCAGGCGCAGGACTACATTCTGCGCAACCTGAAGCAGACGACGATCAACCGCAAGAGTCTCGTTAGCAAGCTGAAATATTTCGCTGACGACACAGGCCTAAGTGTCACACTGGATCACTTCACGCGGTACTACGGCATGAGTGTGCATGAGCTGTACGGCGGGCGTACGGGCAACCGGACGCTGCGCGGCCTGATGGCGGAGGCGGGCTTAATCGAGCCGTTCCACTTCGAGCATATGGATACGCTCGTGAAGCGGATGCCGGCCTTGCTGAGCATCAACTCGCGGAGATGGCTGCAATTTCTGATCGCGTATCTGGAGGAAGGGAGGCCGGTGCAGACCGAGGAGGAGCGTCTGATGCTGAACATGTTCTACTACACGTTCTACCGGTCCGAGCCGCACAAGCAAGGGTTCCGGGACGTGCAGCAGGCGGTGCAGACTATTACAGCATGTAAACCTTTCAGGGAAGAAATGATTGAGGTGCTTAAGTATAATGAAGCTCATCTTCGCTTCGTCGATCGCCGTAATGAGCTGCCATACGCCTGTCCGCTGGATCTACACTGCACGTATTCGACTGATCAGGTGCTCGCGGCGTTCGGCTATTGGAACGAGGAGAAGGCGCCGGCGTTCCGCGAGGGCGTGAAATATTTCGAGGACAAGGGGACCGACATCTTCTTCATCACGCTGCAGAAGTCGGACAAGGACTTCTCGCCGTCGACGCTGTACGAGGATTATGCGATCAATGAGCGACTGTTTCATTGGCAGACGCAGAGCCGCATCTCCGAGGAGACGAATACGGCGAGGCGGTACATCCGCCACAAGGAGACAGGCAACCGGATTCTGTTGTTCGTGAGGGAGTACAAGGAGGAGCACAGCTTCACGTCGCCGTTCACCTTCTTAGGAGAAGCGGAGTATGTGAGGCACTCGGGTAGCAAGCCGATGAGCTTCGTATGGAGGTTGAAGGAAGAGATGCCACCGGAGCTCGTGCCGGTGGCGAATAAGGCGATTGGGTAG